In Macadamia integrifolia cultivar HAES 741 chromosome 5, SCU_Mint_v3, whole genome shotgun sequence, a single window of DNA contains:
- the LOC122079834 gene encoding cytosolic sulfotransferase 17-like: MAIQDHFKARSTDIFFAATPNYGTKWIEALLISTVTPRMYSKHNNPLIPSNVPYLFPSLDLMVYNKRIFPNLEIIPSPRLLGVHIPYSLLQPSVIKSSCRIVYVCRNPKDVFVSFWNFTNRLRDQISKPPLTAVDAIERFCKGSSHFGPFWDHVLGYWKASLESPEQVLFLKFEQMKAYPTPYLKREGKVGDLENHVTSEMIERLDQITEEKFRGSGVEL; the protein is encoded by the exons ATGGCAATCCAAGACCACTTCAAGGCTCGGTCAACCGACATATTCTTTGCAGCCACACCAAATTACGGCACTAAATGGATCGAAGCCCTTCTCATCTCTACTGTTACGCCTCGTATGTACTCCAAACACAACAATCCCTTGATTCCCAGCAACGTTCCTTATCTGTTTCCATCTTTGGATTTGATGGTTTACAACAAACGAATCTTCCCTAACCTTGAAATCATTCCCTCTCCAAGGCTCCTTGGAGTTCACATTCCTTATTCGTTGCTGCAACCAAGTGTGATCAAATCCAGCTGCCGGATAGTGTATGTTTGCCGGAACCCTAAAGATGTGTTCGTGTCTTTCTGGAATTTCACCAACAGGCTCAGAGATCAAATATCAAAACCACCATTGACTGCTGTGGATGCAATTGAGAGGTTCTGCAAGGGGAGTTCCCATTTTGGGCCTTTCTGGGATCATGTGTTGGGGTACTGGAAAGCTAGCTTAGAGAGCCCTGAACAAGTGTTGTTCCTCAAATTTGAACAAATGAAAGCATACCCAACTCCTTACTTGAAAAG GGAAGGTAAAGTTGGGGATTTGGAAAATCATGTGACATCTGAGATGATTGAACGACTTGATCAGATTACAGAAGAGAAGTTCCGTGGCTCTGGCGTTGAACTCTGA